Proteins co-encoded in one Arthrobacter alpinus genomic window:
- a CDS encoding M15 family metallopeptidase, which produces MVGFHQTRRPRQTTGARLRRELSWPRPAGVLISLIGAALVFNGALALADSTDAPVTSDATSSPSLSTTPVTSQALVTPADPASTAPASAATATATATVSPDLTVSGVTAAPIAPVTTPPVLLVKGSAAGAPVQELFASRTATAAAGDKTLLDVFNPKSTLVLVNKRNALKPLAYAPADLVTPAVPVGSGEPGRLRAEAASAAERMFGAAAAQGVNITLMSSYRSYDTQVGLYNGYAAEKGAEAADTTSAHPGFSEHQTGLAIDIGDGKAGNACDFRSCFAETAAAQWVAAHGANYGFLVRYLPGSESVTGYWAEPWHLRYVGVEVAQDVVALGIPTYEEYLGLPGAPGYK; this is translated from the coding sequence GTGGTGGGGTTTCATCAGACCCGCCGCCCACGCCAAACCACGGGTGCCCGCCTGCGCCGCGAACTATCCTGGCCTCGGCCGGCAGGCGTACTGATCTCGCTGATCGGCGCGGCCCTGGTCTTCAATGGCGCCTTGGCCCTGGCAGACTCCACGGACGCGCCGGTAACTTCTGATGCCACCTCGTCACCTTCTTTAAGCACGACGCCGGTTACCTCCCAGGCGCTTGTCACACCTGCCGATCCGGCCAGCACAGCTCCTGCCTCCGCTGCCACTGCCACCGCCACCGCGACTGTTTCCCCGGACCTCACGGTGTCCGGGGTGACTGCCGCCCCCATCGCACCAGTAACCACGCCGCCAGTGCTCCTGGTCAAAGGTTCGGCTGCTGGGGCCCCCGTCCAAGAATTGTTCGCCTCCAGAACAGCTACTGCTGCGGCGGGCGACAAAACCCTGCTGGACGTCTTCAACCCCAAGAGCACCCTGGTGCTCGTCAACAAACGCAACGCGCTCAAGCCGCTGGCGTACGCCCCGGCTGATCTGGTGACCCCTGCGGTGCCCGTGGGCTCCGGGGAACCGGGCCGGCTTCGTGCCGAGGCAGCCAGCGCTGCTGAGCGCATGTTTGGCGCAGCTGCCGCGCAAGGTGTGAATATCACCCTCATGAGCAGCTACCGCTCTTATGACACCCAAGTGGGCCTCTACAACGGCTACGCGGCAGAAAAGGGCGCGGAGGCTGCCGACACAACATCGGCCCATCCTGGATTCTCCGAGCATCAAACCGGCCTCGCCATCGACATTGGCGATGGCAAAGCCGGGAACGCCTGCGATTTCAGATCCTGCTTTGCAGAGACAGCCGCTGCACAGTGGGTAGCGGCCCACGGCGCCAACTACGGCTTCCTGGTGCGTTACCTGCCCGGCTCAGAGTCCGTCACAGGATATTGGGCCGAGCCGTGGCATTTGCGGTACGTGGGGGTTGAGGTGGCACAGGATGTTGTGGCACTTGGAATTCCAACGTACGAGGAATACTTGGGCCTGCCGGGCGCTCCCGGCTACAAATAG